In Chitinophaga sp. HK235, a single window of DNA contains:
- a CDS encoding TonB-dependent receptor — MNKCYFSSQLLNFYVKVCYAFTAVVICLCLLSQHAIAQGKFSVQGKITDEKKQPLPGVSVSEAGTKTGVVTNIDGVFKLEVSNANATLHIAFLGYDSKEVAIGGQHTLSISLSPQLRQLNDVVITGYGKTSKKNVIGSISSLNAGEFTQGVIGSPAMLLQGKVPGLTVTKSGNPNQTPTVILRGPSTLRSGAQEPFYVIDGVPGVPIDMVPPDDIATIDVLKDGASTAIYGARAANGVIMVTTRRPKTDQLRIAYNAYAGIEKVAKRLEVLTGDELRKYLADNGQVLAPANNDTIPGTQNLVNTDWQKEVQRTGVSQNHNLSLMGGSKATTYGFSVNYFDNPGIIKGSALNRLGIRANVGQRAFNDRLRLDFSVFNTSTKQDNVPDAVLYNMLNYLPTVAVTRPDGSFTEDFAGNIRGSSNPVALIANNKDQTKSSKFLATGLAEVKILPGLTYTASLTTQKEQYNRNVYYNSLSTLAKGNGGKANRVSWMNTRNIIESYFNYDKTFGKHNIKVLAGYSWQEDRSGDGFGVTTQGFGSDALTWNNLALSNPPSGTIVFDNSGQTTLTTLRLISYYGRVNYQYADKYYFQASLRNDGSSAFGKNNRWGYFPAASLGWRLSQESFLKTVRALDDLKLRVSYGISGNSLGFDPLTAQLQYSTVGRYYDNGQLINGIAPVQNANPDLKWERTAMFNTGIDFSILKGRLTGAIDYYDKQTSDLIWNYPVSTTQYITTTLLANVGKVSNKGVEIVLNADVIRSKDFTWRTTINASHNTNKISSLANDRFTLKDIPTAILGGKGQSGNWSQKVLEGQPIGTFTLFHYMGKDKDGVSTYQKADGTVTTSPNTADLMVAGNAQPKITYGWSNTFLYKGFDLSIFMRGVAGNKILNATLAAINTPTDAKMTNISKFTLGESYNDKNSFMVSDRFLESGSYLRMENVTLGYTIKTKSPYISALRVYGNVTNVFTITKYTGIDPEIDLGGLTPGIDVRNYYPKTRSFIFGVNATF, encoded by the coding sequence ATGAACAAATGCTATTTCAGTAGCCAACTGCTGAATTTTTATGTAAAGGTATGTTATGCCTTTACGGCTGTGGTCATTTGCCTCTGCCTGCTGTCGCAGCATGCAATAGCCCAGGGAAAATTCAGTGTCCAGGGTAAAATCACCGATGAAAAAAAACAACCGCTTCCGGGTGTCAGCGTCTCTGAAGCAGGTACTAAAACAGGTGTTGTAACAAACATCGACGGCGTTTTTAAGCTGGAGGTGAGCAATGCCAACGCCACGCTGCATATCGCTTTCCTCGGTTACGACAGTAAAGAGGTAGCGATAGGAGGGCAGCATACGCTCAGCATTTCCTTGTCTCCGCAGCTGCGTCAGCTCAACGATGTGGTGATTACCGGTTATGGTAAAACCAGCAAAAAAAATGTGATCGGTTCCATCAGTTCACTGAATGCCGGTGAATTCACACAGGGCGTAATCGGTAGCCCGGCAATGTTGCTGCAGGGCAAAGTACCCGGCCTTACAGTTACCAAAAGCGGGAATCCCAACCAAACGCCAACGGTTATACTGAGAGGTCCTTCTACTTTGCGCTCCGGTGCACAGGAGCCTTTTTACGTGATCGATGGGGTACCTGGTGTACCCATAGATATGGTACCACCGGATGATATTGCTACGATTGATGTACTGAAAGATGGTGCATCTACGGCTATCTATGGTGCCAGGGCTGCCAATGGTGTAATCATGGTTACCACACGCCGTCCTAAAACAGACCAGCTCCGCATTGCCTACAACGCCTATGCCGGCATCGAAAAAGTGGCCAAACGCCTGGAAGTACTCACCGGCGATGAACTGCGTAAATACCTGGCAGATAATGGTCAGGTGCTCGCTCCCGCCAACAACGATACTATTCCTGGTACGCAGAATCTGGTCAACACCGACTGGCAGAAAGAAGTACAACGCACCGGTGTTTCCCAGAACCATAACTTATCACTGATGGGCGGCTCCAAAGCCACTACCTATGGCTTCAGTGTCAACTACTTCGATAACCCCGGTATCATCAAAGGTTCTGCGCTCAACAGACTCGGTATACGCGCCAACGTAGGCCAGCGTGCTTTCAACGATCGTCTCCGCCTCGATTTCTCGGTGTTTAATACCTCCACCAAACAGGATAATGTACCGGATGCGGTATTGTACAACATGCTCAACTACCTGCCTACGGTAGCGGTTACACGCCCCGATGGCAGCTTCACCGAAGACTTTGCCGGCAACATTCGCGGCAGCAGCAACCCCGTAGCATTGATCGCCAACAATAAAGATCAGACCAAATCATCGAAGTTTCTGGCCACCGGTCTCGCAGAAGTAAAAATACTGCCCGGACTTACCTATACCGCCAGTCTCACTACCCAAAAGGAACAGTACAACCGCAACGTATATTACAACAGCCTCTCCACACTGGCCAAGGGTAATGGCGGTAAAGCCAACCGGGTATCGTGGATGAATACACGTAATATCATCGAGTCCTATTTCAACTATGATAAAACATTTGGAAAACACAACATTAAAGTGCTGGCAGGATACTCCTGGCAGGAAGACCGCAGCGGCGACGGATTTGGTGTGACCACCCAGGGCTTCGGCAGCGACGCACTTACCTGGAACAACCTGGCTCTCAGCAACCCGCCCTCCGGTACGATCGTGTTCGATAACTCCGGTCAGACAACACTCACCACACTCCGCCTCATTTCCTACTACGGCAGGGTCAATTACCAGTACGCCGATAAATACTATTTCCAGGCTTCACTCCGTAATGATGGTTCTTCTGCCTTCGGTAAAAACAACCGCTGGGGTTATTTCCCGGCTGCCTCACTGGGATGGCGCCTCAGCCAGGAGTCTTTCCTGAAAACAGTCCGCGCACTCGATGACCTTAAACTCAGGGTCAGCTACGGTATCTCTGGTAACTCACTGGGCTTCGATCCGCTCACAGCCCAGTTGCAATACAGCACCGTAGGACGCTACTATGATAACGGCCAGCTGATCAACGGTATCGCTCCCGTACAGAATGCCAACCCCGACCTGAAATGGGAACGCACAGCTATGTTCAACACCGGGATCGACTTCAGCATCCTCAAAGGAAGACTGACCGGCGCCATTGATTACTACGACAAACAAACCTCCGATCTTATCTGGAACTATCCCGTATCTACCACCCAATACATCACTACTACCTTGCTGGCCAACGTAGGAAAAGTAAGCAACAAGGGTGTGGAAATAGTACTGAATGCAGATGTGATCAGATCTAAAGACTTTACCTGGAGAACAACCATCAACGCTTCCCACAATACCAACAAAATCAGTTCCCTGGCCAATGACCGCTTTACACTGAAGGACATTCCTACCGCCATACTCGGTGGTAAAGGACAGTCCGGCAACTGGAGCCAGAAAGTACTGGAAGGACAGCCTATCGGTACCTTTACCTTGTTCCATTACATGGGTAAAGACAAGGACGGGGTGTCTACCTATCAGAAAGCAGATGGTACCGTTACTACCTCGCCCAACACAGCAGACCTGATGGTAGCCGGCAATGCACAGCCTAAGATCACCTATGGCTGGAGCAATACCTTCCTCTACAAAGGTTTCGATCTGAGCATCTTTATGCGCGGTGTAGCAGGCAACAAAATCCTGAACGCCACACTGGCCGCCATCAATACACCTACCGATGCCAAGATGACCAATATCTCTAAATTCACCCTCGGGGAATCCTATAATGATAAAAACTCTTTCATGGTCTCCGACAGGTTCCTGGAAAGCGGTTCCTACCTCAGAATGGAAAACGTTACCCTGGGATATACCATTAAAACAAAAAGCCCTTACATCAGCGCATTACGTGTATACGGCAACGTTACCAACGTGTTTACGATCACGAAGTATACCGGCATCGATCCGGAGATCGATCTGGGTGGCCTTACACCCGGCATCGATGTACGTAACTACTATCCTAAAACACGGT